Proteins from a single region of Palaemon carinicauda isolate YSFRI2023 chromosome 1, ASM3689809v2, whole genome shotgun sequence:
- the LOC137640951 gene encoding nuclear pore complex protein DDB_G0274915-like → MNNIAQILEKCSHLKSPKDIIGQSRSSFAQLYDSSSPFAHQHDSSSPFAHLYDSSSPFAHLYDSRSPFACMYDSSSPFANLHDSRSPSAYLYDSRSPFSCMYDFSTPFANLHDSRSPFSCMYDSRSPFAHLYDSSSPFAHLYDSSSPFAHLYDSSFPFAHLYNSSSPFAHLYDFRSPFACMYDSSSPFANLHDSRSSSAYLYDSRSPFSCMYDSSSPFAYLYNSSSPFANLHDSRSPFSCMYDSSSRFAHLYDSSSPFAHLYDSSSPFAHLYDSRSPFSCMYDSSSPFAHLYDSSSPFAHLYDFSFPFAILHDSSSPFAQLYDSSSPFAQLYDSSSPFAQLYDSSSPFAQLYDSSSPFAHLYVHHHPLKIQSHNGFHSWRRAA, encoded by the exons ATGAACAACATAGCACAGATACTGGAGAAATGCA GTCACCTCAAATCACCAAAAGACATCATTGGGCAATCCCGTTCTTCCTTTGCTCAACTGTATGATTCCAGCTCTCCCTTTGCTCACCAACATGATTCCAGCTCTCCCTTTGCACACCTCTATGATTCCAGTTCTCCCTTTGCTCATCTGTATGATTCCAGATCTCCTTTCGCTTGCATGTATGATTCCAGTTCTCCCTTTGCTAACCTGCATGATTCCAGATCGCCCTCTGCTTACTTGTATGATTCCAGATCTCCTTTCTCTTGCATGTATGATTTCAGTACTCCCTTTGCTAACCTGCATGATTCCAGATCTCCTTTCTCTTGCATGTATGATTCCAGGTCTCCCTTTGCTCACCTGTATGATTCCAGTTCACCCTTTGCTCATCTGTATGATTCCAGTTCTCCCTTTGCTCATCTGTATGATTCCAGTTTTCCCTTTGCTCACCTGTATAATTCCAGTTCTCCCTTTGCTCATCTGTATGATTTCAGATCTCCTTTTGCTTGCATGTATGATTCCAGTTCTCCCTTTGCTAACCTGCATGATTCCAGATCGTCCTCTGCTTACTTGTATGATTCCAGATCTCCTTTCTCTTGCATGTATGATTCCAGCTCTCCCTTTGCttatctgtataattccagttCTCCCTTTGCTAACCTGCATGATTCCAGATCTCCTTTCTCTTGCATGTATGATTCCAGTTCTCGCTTTGCTCATCTGTATGATTCCAGTTCTCCCTTTGCTCATCTGTATGATTCCAGTTCTCCCTTTGCTCATCTGTATGATTCCAGATCTCCTTTCTCTTGCATGTATGATTCCAGTTCTCCCTTTGCTCATCTGTATGATTCCAGTTCTCCCTTTGCTCATCTGTatgattttagttttccttttgctATCCTGCATGATTCCAGTTCTCCCTTTGCTCAGCTGTATGATTCCAGTTCTCCCTTTGCTCAGCTGTATGATTCCAGTTCTCCCTTTGCTCAGCTGTATGATTCCAGTTCTCCCTTTGCTCAGCTGTATGATTCCAGTTCTCCCTTTGCTCACCTGTATGTTCATCACCATCCCTTGAAAATTCAAAGCCACAATGGCTTTCATTCCTGGAGAAGAGCTGCCTAA